In the Kitasatospora terrestris genome, one interval contains:
- a CDS encoding beta-N-acetylhexosaminidase — protein sequence MDLIPAPSRFRAGEGAFELRPDTGLHAAPGTERAARRLRAELGPATGLDLPPAAAPEGAIALELDPALGAEEYRIEAGAEGVRLTAGGGPGLAHAGQTLRQLLGPAAYRRAPLPGAEWRVPAVRIEDRPRFGWRGALLDVSRHFLPKADVLRFLDQLAAHKLNVLHLHLTDDQGWRIEIRRHPRLTEVGAWRERSMVGFRAADRRDDRPHGGYYTQDDLREIVAYAAERHITVVPEIDVPGHMQAAIAAYPELGNTDVVDTAALGVWTDWGVCENVLNVSDATLRFVEEVLEEVLEIFPSTFVHLGGDECPKDQWKASPAARARIEELGLADEDELQSWFIRHFDRWLAGRGRRLIGWDEILEGGLAPGAAVSSWRGYEGGVAAAKAGHDVVMCPEQHVYLDHRQAGGEDEPIPVGYVRTLEDVYRFEPVPPELDADAAAHVIGTQANIWTEFMDDARDVDYRAFPRLAAFAEVAWSDLPREPAARDWAGFEQRMAAHYGRLDALGVEYRRPEGPRPWQRRPGVLGRPNDNRPE from the coding sequence ATGGATCTCATCCCCGCCCCGTCCCGTTTCCGCGCCGGTGAGGGCGCCTTCGAGCTGCGGCCGGACACCGGCCTGCACGCCGCTCCCGGCACGGAGCGGGCCGCCCGCCGGCTCCGCGCCGAACTGGGCCCGGCCACCGGCCTCGACCTCCCCCCGGCCGCCGCCCCCGAGGGCGCGATCGCGCTGGAGCTCGACCCGGCGCTCGGCGCCGAGGAGTACCGGATCGAGGCCGGCGCCGAGGGCGTGCGGCTGACCGCGGGCGGCGGGCCCGGCCTCGCGCACGCCGGGCAGACGCTCCGCCAGCTGCTCGGCCCCGCGGCCTACCGCAGGGCCCCGCTGCCCGGCGCCGAGTGGCGGGTCCCGGCGGTGCGGATCGAGGACCGGCCGCGGTTCGGCTGGCGCGGCGCCCTGCTGGACGTCTCCCGGCACTTCCTGCCCAAGGCGGACGTGCTGCGCTTCCTCGACCAGCTCGCCGCCCACAAGCTGAACGTGCTGCACCTGCACCTCACCGACGACCAGGGCTGGCGGATCGAGATCCGGCGCCACCCGCGGCTCACCGAGGTCGGCGCCTGGCGGGAGCGCTCGATGGTCGGCTTCCGCGCCGCCGACCGGCGCGACGACCGCCCGCACGGCGGCTACTACACCCAGGACGACCTGCGCGAGATCGTCGCGTACGCCGCCGAGCGGCACATCACCGTCGTCCCCGAGATCGACGTGCCCGGCCACATGCAGGCCGCCATCGCGGCCTACCCCGAGCTCGGCAACACCGACGTGGTGGACACCGCCGCGCTCGGCGTGTGGACCGACTGGGGCGTCTGCGAGAACGTGCTGAACGTCTCCGACGCCACCCTGCGCTTCGTCGAGGAGGTGCTGGAGGAGGTGCTGGAGATCTTCCCCTCCACCTTCGTCCACCTCGGCGGCGACGAGTGCCCCAAGGACCAGTGGAAGGCCAGCCCGGCCGCCCGGGCCCGGATCGAGGAGCTGGGCCTGGCCGACGAGGACGAGCTGCAGAGCTGGTTCATCCGGCACTTCGACCGCTGGCTGGCCGGGCGGGGCCGCCGGCTGATCGGCTGGGACGAGATCCTGGAGGGCGGCCTCGCCCCCGGCGCGGCGGTGTCGAGCTGGCGCGGGTACGAGGGCGGGGTGGCCGCCGCGAAGGCCGGGCACGACGTGGTGATGTGCCCCGAGCAGCACGTCTACCTCGACCACCGGCAGGCCGGCGGCGAGGACGAGCCGATCCCGGTCGGGTACGTGCGCACCCTGGAGGACGTCTACCGCTTCGAGCCGGTGCCGCCGGAGCTCGACGCCGACGCCGCCGCCCACGTGATCGGCACCCAGGCCAACATCTGGACCGAGTTCATGGACGACGCGCGGGACGTCGACTACCGGGCCTTCCCGCGGCTCGCCGCCTTCGCCGAGGTCGCCTGGTCCGACCTGCCGCGCGAGCCCGCCGCCCGCGACTGGGCCGGCTTCGAGCAGCGGATGGCCGCCCACTACGGGCGCCTCGACGCGCTCGGCGTCGAGTACCGCCGGCCGGAGGGCCCGCGCCCCTGGCAGCGCCGCCCCGGGGTGCTCGGCCGACCGAACGACAACCGCCCCGAGTGA
- a CDS encoding DUF3039 domain-containing protein, which produces MSTLEPERGLGTGTLVEPVPQTSHGDGDHERYAHYVQKDKIMESALSGSPVVALCGKVWVPGRDPKKYPVCPMCKEIYEGLNNPDQGGDDKK; this is translated from the coding sequence ATGAGCACTCTTGAGCCCGAGCGCGGTCTCGGCACCGGCACCCTGGTCGAGCCCGTCCCGCAGACCTCGCACGGCGACGGCGACCACGAGCGCTACGCGCACTACGTCCAGAAGGACAAGATCATGGAGAGCGCCCTGTCGGGCTCTCCGGTGGTGGCGCTGTGCGGCAAGGTCTGGGTGCCCGGGCGCGACCCGAAGAAGTACCCGGTCTGCCCGATGTGCAAGGAGATCTACGAGGGGCTCAACAACCCCGACCAGGGCGGCGACGACAAGAAGTGA
- a CDS encoding YqgE/AlgH family protein, protein MAGMTPALSHTGRLLVATPVLTDPNFARAVVLLLDHDAQGALGVVLNRPTPVEIAAVLDGWAELAGLPAVVFQGGPVALDSALAVALVPGEEGHVEPLGWRRVHGALGLVDLEAPPEVLAGELGGLRVFAGYSGWSPGQLESEIEEGAWYLVDAEPGDVFCPDPDRLWRSVLRRQRGPLAMLATYPDDPTMN, encoded by the coding sequence ATTGCAGGCATGACCCCGGCCCTCTCGCACACCGGCCGCCTGCTCGTCGCGACGCCCGTGCTCACCGACCCGAACTTCGCCCGGGCCGTGGTGCTGCTGCTCGACCACGACGCGCAGGGCGCCCTCGGGGTGGTGCTGAACCGGCCGACGCCGGTCGAGATCGCCGCCGTGCTGGACGGCTGGGCGGAGCTGGCCGGGCTGCCCGCGGTGGTCTTCCAGGGCGGCCCGGTGGCGCTGGACTCGGCGCTGGCGGTGGCGCTGGTGCCGGGTGAGGAGGGTCACGTCGAACCGCTCGGCTGGCGGCGGGTGCACGGGGCGCTCGGGCTGGTCGACCTGGAGGCGCCGCCGGAGGTGCTGGCGGGGGAGCTGGGGGGCCTGCGGGTGTTCGCCGGCTACTCGGGCTGGTCGCCCGGCCAGTTGGAGAGCGAGATCGAGGAGGGTGCCTGGTACCTGGTCGACGCGGAGCCCGGCGACGTGTTCTGCCCCGACCCGGACCGGCTGTGGCGCTCGGTGCTGCGCCGCCAGCGCGGGCCGCTGGCGATGCTCGCGACCTACCCCGACGACCCCACGATGAACTGA
- the murA gene encoding UDP-N-acetylglucosamine 1-carboxyvinyltransferase — MTDDVLLVHGGNPLEGEIQIRGAKNLVPKAMVAALLGQGPSRLRNVPDIRDVKVVRGLLQLHGVTVRTGDEAGELILDPSHVESANVADIDAHAGSSRIPILFCGPLLHRIGHAFIPGLGGCDIGGRPVDFHFEVLRQFGATIEKHPQGTYLVAPQRLRGTKIELPYPSVGATEQVLLTAVLAEGVTELRNAAIEPEIVDLICVLQKMGAIISLGTDRTILITGVDELGGYNHKALPDRLEAASWACAALATRGDIYVRGAEQIPMMTFLNTFRKVGGAYEIDDEGIRFWHPGGELKAIALETDVHPGFQTDWQQPLVVALTQATGLSIVHETVYESRLGFTGALNQMGAHIQLYRECLGGTPCRFGARNFKHSAVVSGPSKLIGGELIIPDLRGGFSYLIAALAAEGTSTVHGIDLINRGYENFMDKLRDLGAHIELPAEAEELVTV, encoded by the coding sequence ATGACCGACGACGTCCTGCTGGTTCACGGCGGAAACCCGCTCGAAGGCGAGATCCAGATCCGCGGTGCCAAGAACCTGGTCCCCAAGGCCATGGTCGCCGCGCTGCTCGGCCAGGGCCCCAGCAGACTGCGCAACGTGCCCGACATCCGGGACGTCAAGGTCGTCCGCGGCCTGCTGCAACTGCACGGGGTCACCGTGCGCACCGGCGACGAGGCCGGCGAGCTGATCCTCGACCCCTCCCACGTGGAGAGCGCGAACGTCGCCGACATCGACGCGCACGCCGGCTCCTCGCGGATCCCGATCCTCTTCTGCGGCCCGCTGCTGCACCGCATCGGCCACGCCTTCATCCCGGGCCTCGGCGGCTGCGACATCGGCGGTCGCCCGGTCGACTTCCACTTCGAGGTGCTGCGCCAGTTCGGCGCCACCATCGAGAAGCACCCGCAGGGCACCTACCTGGTCGCCCCGCAGCGGCTGCGCGGCACCAAGATCGAGCTGCCCTACCCCTCGGTCGGCGCGACCGAGCAGGTGCTGCTCACCGCGGTGCTCGCGGAGGGCGTCACCGAGCTGCGCAACGCGGCCATCGAGCCGGAGATCGTCGACCTGATCTGCGTCCTGCAGAAGATGGGCGCGATCATCTCGCTGGGCACCGACCGCACCATCCTGATCACCGGTGTGGACGAGCTCGGCGGCTACAACCACAAGGCTCTCCCGGACCGCCTCGAGGCGGCCTCCTGGGCCTGCGCCGCGCTGGCCACCCGCGGCGACATCTACGTCCGCGGCGCCGAGCAGATCCCGATGATGACCTTCCTGAACACCTTCCGGAAGGTCGGCGGCGCCTACGAGATCGACGACGAGGGCATCCGCTTCTGGCACCCGGGCGGCGAGCTCAAGGCGATCGCCCTGGAGACCGACGTGCACCCCGGCTTCCAGACCGACTGGCAGCAGCCGCTGGTGGTCGCGCTGACCCAGGCCACCGGCCTGTCGATCGTGCACGAGACGGTGTACGAGTCGCGGCTCGGCTTCACCGGCGCGCTGAACCAGATGGGCGCGCACATCCAGCTCTACCGCGAGTGCCTGGGCGGCACCCCCTGCCGCTTCGGCGCCCGCAACTTCAAGCACTCCGCGGTGGTCTCCGGCCCGTCCAAGCTGATCGGCGGCGAGCTGATCATCCCGGACCTGCGCGGCGGCTTCTCGTACCTGATCGCGGCGCTGGCGGCCGAGGGCACCTCGACCGTGCACGGCATCGACCTGATCAACCGCGGCTACGAGAACTTCATGGACAAGCTGCGCGACCTGGGCGCGCACATCGAGCTGCCGGCCGAGGCCGAGGAGCTCGTCACCGTCTGA
- a CDS encoding HU family DNA-binding protein, protein MNRSELVAALAERAEVTRKDADAVLAAFAEITGEVVAKGDEKVTIPGFLTFERTLRAARTARNPQTGEPIQIAAGYSVKVSAGSKLKEAAKGK, encoded by the coding sequence ATGAACCGCAGTGAGCTGGTGGCCGCTCTGGCCGAGCGCGCCGAGGTGACCCGCAAGGACGCCGACGCGGTGCTGGCCGCCTTCGCCGAGATCACCGGCGAGGTCGTCGCCAAGGGCGACGAGAAGGTCACCATCCCCGGTTTCCTGACCTTCGAGCGCACCCTCCGCGCCGCCCGCACCGCCCGCAACCCGCAGACCGGCGAGCCGATCCAGATCGCGGCCGGCTACAGCGTCAAGGTCAGCGCCGGCTCGAAGCTCAAGGAAGCCGCCAAGGGCAAGTGA
- a CDS encoding NAD-dependent malic enzyme produces MATVPSVSNSITVRLEVPATGNAVSSITTAVESSGGSVTGLDVTASGLEALRIDVTVAASSVAHGEEIVEKLRAIDGVSIGKVSDRTFLMHLGGKIEMSSKLPIRNRDDLSMIYTPGVARVCMAIAENPEDARRLTIKRNSVAVVTDGSAVLGLGNIGPKAALPVMEGKAALFKRFAGIDAWPICLDTQDADEIVAIVKAIAPGFAGINLEDISAPRCFEIEARLREALDIPVFHDDQHGTAIVVLAALMNALKVVGKEIAEIRVVMSGAGAAGTAILKLLMAAGVRHATVADVRGVVHEGRDDLNDSLRWIAENTNRSGRTGSLKEAVAGADVFIGVSAPNVLDGDDLATMAKDAIVFALANPDPEVDPAIARQTAAVVATGRSDFPNQINNVLVFPGVFRGLLDAQSHTVNTDMMLAAARALATTVGDDQLNPNYIIPSVFHPDVAKTVAAAVREAAVAARGGAEAAPAKPTPGIVGTLDTTSFPAVQL; encoded by the coding sequence ATGGCGACGGTGCCCAGTGTCAGCAACTCGATCACGGTGCGACTGGAGGTCCCGGCCACCGGAAACGCCGTGAGCTCGATCACCACGGCCGTCGAGTCCTCCGGCGGTTCGGTCACCGGTCTCGACGTCACCGCCTCCGGCCTGGAGGCGCTGCGGATCGACGTCACGGTCGCGGCCTCCTCGGTCGCGCACGGCGAGGAGATCGTCGAGAAGCTGCGCGCGATCGACGGCGTGAGCATCGGCAAGGTCTCGGACCGCACCTTCCTGATGCACCTCGGCGGCAAGATCGAGATGTCCTCGAAGCTGCCGATCCGCAACCGCGACGACCTCTCGATGATCTACACCCCGGGCGTCGCCCGGGTCTGCATGGCGATCGCCGAGAACCCCGAGGACGCCCGCCGCCTCACCATCAAGCGCAACAGCGTCGCCGTGGTCACCGACGGCTCCGCGGTGCTCGGCCTCGGCAACATCGGCCCGAAGGCCGCGCTGCCGGTGATGGAGGGCAAGGCGGCCCTGTTCAAGCGCTTCGCCGGCATCGACGCGTGGCCGATCTGCCTGGACACCCAGGACGCGGACGAGATCGTGGCGATCGTGAAGGCGATCGCCCCGGGCTTCGCCGGCATCAACCTGGAGGACATCTCGGCTCCGCGCTGCTTCGAGATCGAGGCCCGGCTGCGCGAGGCGCTGGACATCCCGGTCTTCCACGACGACCAGCACGGCACCGCGATCGTGGTGCTGGCCGCGCTGATGAACGCGCTGAAGGTGGTCGGCAAGGAGATCGCCGAGATCCGCGTGGTGATGTCCGGCGCCGGCGCGGCCGGCACCGCGATCCTCAAGCTGCTGATGGCGGCCGGGGTGCGGCACGCCACCGTGGCGGACGTCCGCGGCGTGGTCCACGAGGGCCGGGACGACCTCAACGACAGCCTGCGCTGGATCGCCGAGAACACCAACCGTTCGGGCCGCACCGGCAGCCTCAAGGAGGCCGTGGCCGGCGCCGACGTCTTCATCGGCGTCTCCGCGCCGAACGTGCTGGACGGCGACGACCTGGCCACCATGGCGAAGGACGCGATCGTCTTCGCGCTGGCCAACCCCGACCCGGAGGTCGACCCGGCGATCGCCCGGCAGACCGCCGCGGTGGTCGCCACCGGCCGCAGCGACTTCCCGAACCAGATCAACAACGTGCTGGTCTTCCCGGGCGTCTTCCGCGGCCTGCTGGATGCCCAGAGCCACACGGTGAACACCGACATGATGCTGGCCGCGGCCAGGGCCCTGGCCACCACCGTCGGTGACGACCAGCTGAACCCGAACTACATCATCCCCAGCGTCTTCCACCCGGACGTCGCCAAGACCGTCGCGGCCGCCGTCCGGGAGGCGGCGGTCGCCGCCCGCGGCGGTGCCGAGGCCGCCCCGGCGAAGCCGACTCCGGGCATCGTCGGCACGCTGGACACCACCTCGTTCCCGGCCGTTCAGCTGTAG
- a CDS encoding HelD family protein yields MGARTTDTIRDREIAGEQQHLDTVYRRLEEKLAEAEYILEDAAKRVQVGTPGALAERDAQVYRAGAHLQRLNNEFEDFLFGRIDLQRADAPEEHGIPSQTPLDPADPAVAETLHIGRLGVLDAEYGPLVIDWRAPAAAPFYRSTPLEPGRVIRRRVIRSKGRRVIGVEDDLLRPDLAPTLNGEELPVVGDGALMASLGRARSHSMRDIVSSIQKEQDEVIRAAAAGATLVTGGPGTGKTAVALHRAAFLLYQDRRRYAGGILVVSPTPLLVSYTEGVLPSLGEEGQVAIRAVGSLVDGIEATRYDTPETARVKGSARMVQLLRRAARAAVELHAPTELKVFARGEALRLDAGRLKAVRGNVIGGGGTPLNLLRPRARRLLLDALWSELTRNLPKPQTHAEREQRQDERESFDEYVSDEQAFLDFLDSWWPAVTPRRVLATLRSHRHTNRIARRAVTPEEARLLGASWRHLNDRGEGELSAHDVALVDELQLLLGEPARPKVREVDAMDLLTGLEEVTTYGERAYRQQRERVVEERREYAHVIVDEAQDLTPMQWRMIGRRSRTATWTIVGDPAQSSWPFPQEAQAAMDEVLAGKPRRRHTLTVNYRNPAEIAEVAAKVLALAAPGTPSPSAVRSTGAVPRFAAVTDPEPEAFAKAARVELERLLGEVEGTVAVVVPMDRRAEAAAWAEGLGERVVALGSLEAKGLEYDATVVADPTGIAGESEAGLRVLYVALTRATQRLTVLSGPDDLPDAAGVPALLH; encoded by the coding sequence TTGGGAGCGCGCACCACCGACACCATCCGCGACCGCGAGATCGCGGGTGAGCAGCAGCACCTCGACACCGTCTACCGGCGGCTTGAGGAGAAGCTCGCCGAGGCGGAGTACATCCTGGAGGACGCCGCCAAGCGCGTGCAGGTCGGTACGCCGGGCGCGCTCGCCGAGCGCGACGCGCAGGTCTACCGGGCGGGCGCGCACCTGCAGCGGCTGAACAACGAGTTCGAGGACTTCCTGTTCGGCCGGATCGACCTCCAGCGGGCGGACGCCCCGGAGGAGCACGGCATCCCCTCGCAGACCCCGCTCGACCCGGCCGACCCGGCCGTCGCGGAGACCCTGCACATCGGCCGGCTCGGCGTGCTGGACGCCGAGTACGGCCCGCTGGTGATCGACTGGCGGGCCCCGGCCGCCGCCCCGTTCTACCGTTCGACGCCGCTGGAGCCCGGCCGGGTGATCCGCCGCCGGGTGATCCGCTCCAAGGGCCGCAGGGTGATCGGCGTCGAGGACGACCTGCTGCGCCCCGACCTCGCCCCGACCCTGAACGGCGAGGAGCTGCCGGTGGTCGGCGACGGCGCCCTGATGGCGTCCCTCGGCCGGGCCCGCAGCCACTCGATGCGCGACATCGTCTCCTCCATCCAGAAGGAGCAGGACGAGGTGATCCGCGCCGCCGCGGCGGGCGCGACCCTGGTCACCGGCGGCCCCGGCACCGGCAAGACCGCGGTCGCGCTGCACCGCGCCGCGTTCCTGCTCTACCAGGACCGGCGCCGCTACGCGGGCGGCATCCTGGTGGTCAGCCCGACCCCGCTGCTGGTCTCCTACACCGAGGGCGTGCTGCCCTCGCTCGGCGAGGAGGGGCAGGTGGCGATCCGCGCCGTCGGCTCGCTGGTGGACGGGATCGAGGCGACCCGGTACGACACCCCGGAGACCGCCCGGGTCAAGGGCTCGGCCCGGATGGTCCAGCTGCTGCGCCGGGCCGCCCGCGCCGCCGTCGAGCTGCACGCGCCGACCGAGCTGAAGGTCTTCGCCCGCGGCGAGGCGCTGCGGCTGGACGCGGGCCGGCTGAAGGCGGTGCGCGGCAACGTCATCGGTGGCGGCGGCACCCCGCTCAACCTGCTCCGCCCGCGTGCCCGCCGGCTGCTGCTGGACGCGCTGTGGTCGGAGCTGACCCGCAACCTGCCCAAGCCGCAGACCCACGCCGAGCGCGAGCAGCGCCAGGACGAGCGCGAGTCCTTCGACGAGTACGTCAGCGACGAGCAGGCCTTCCTGGACTTCCTGGACTCCTGGTGGCCGGCCGTGACCCCGCGCCGGGTGCTGGCGACGCTGCGCAGCCACCGCCACACCAACCGGATCGCCCGCCGCGCGGTCACCCCGGAGGAGGCCCGCCTGCTGGGCGCCTCCTGGCGGCACCTGAACGACAGGGGCGAGGGCGAGCTGTCGGCGCACGACGTGGCGCTGGTGGACGAGCTGCAGCTGCTGCTCGGCGAGCCGGCCCGGCCGAAGGTCCGCGAGGTGGACGCGATGGACCTGCTGACCGGCCTGGAGGAGGTCACCACCTACGGCGAGCGGGCGTACCGGCAGCAGCGCGAGCGGGTGGTGGAGGAGCGCCGCGAGTACGCGCACGTGATCGTGGACGAGGCGCAGGACCTCACCCCGATGCAGTGGCGGATGATCGGCCGCCGCTCGCGGACGGCGACCTGGACGATCGTCGGCGACCCGGCGCAGTCCTCCTGGCCGTTCCCGCAGGAGGCGCAGGCGGCGATGGACGAGGTGCTGGCCGGCAAGCCGCGCCGCCGGCACACGCTGACCGTGAACTACCGCAACCCGGCGGAGATCGCCGAGGTGGCGGCCAAGGTGCTGGCGCTGGCGGCGCCCGGCACGCCCTCGCCGAGCGCGGTCCGCTCGACCGGCGCGGTGCCGCGCTTCGCCGCGGTGACCGACCCCGAGCCGGAGGCGTTCGCCAAGGCGGCCCGGGTGGAGCTGGAGCGACTCCTGGGCGAGGTGGAGGGCACCGTGGCGGTCGTGGTGCCGATGGACCGCCGGGCCGAGGCGGCGGCCTGGGCCGAGGGCCTGGGCGAGCGGGTGGTGGCGCTGGGCAGCCTGGAGGCCAAGGGCCTGGAGTACGACGCCACGGTGGTCGCCGACCCGACCGGCATCGCGGGCGAGTCGGAGGCGGGCCTGCGGGTGCTGTACGTGGCGCTGACCCGTGCCACCCAGCGCCTGACCGTCCTGTCCGGCCCTGACGACCTGCCGGACGCGGCCGGCGTCCCGGCGCTGCTGCACTAG
- a CDS encoding uroporphyrinogen-III synthase, which produces MAEPTDQPTESAPPLSGWTIGITAARRADELTALLQRRGATVVRAPALRIVPLADDSDLLAATRTLVADPPDIAVATTGIGFRGWVEAAEGWGLGDDLIATLGKATVLARGPKAKGAIRAAGLREEWSPESESSAEVLERLLEQGVDGRRIAVQLHGAPLRGFIESLVAAGAEIVEVPVYRWLPPADLGPLDRLLDAVCNGSLDAVTFTSAPAAISLLERAEQRGLTAELLHALRRDVLPVCVGPVTAAPLEEQDVPTVWPERMRLGAMVQTLTAQLPDRARRLAVAGHALELRGQAALVDGELRPVPPAGMALLRALARRPGWVVPRAELLRALPGSGDDEHAVETAMARLRAALGTPRLIATVVKRGYRLAVEPVAEPGSY; this is translated from the coding sequence ATGGCCGAACCGACCGACCAGCCGACCGAGTCCGCCCCGCCGCTCTCCGGCTGGACCATCGGAATCACCGCCGCCCGCCGCGCCGACGAACTCACCGCCCTGCTGCAACGCCGCGGCGCCACCGTCGTCCGCGCGCCCGCCCTGCGGATCGTGCCGCTCGCCGACGACTCCGACCTGCTCGCCGCCACCCGCACCCTGGTCGCCGACCCGCCGGACATCGCCGTCGCCACCACCGGCATCGGCTTCCGCGGCTGGGTCGAGGCCGCCGAAGGCTGGGGCCTCGGCGACGACCTGATCGCCACCCTGGGCAAGGCGACCGTGCTCGCCCGCGGCCCCAAGGCCAAGGGCGCGATCCGCGCCGCCGGCCTGCGCGAGGAGTGGTCACCGGAGTCCGAGTCCTCCGCCGAGGTGCTGGAGCGCCTGCTGGAGCAGGGCGTCGACGGCCGCCGGATCGCCGTCCAGCTGCACGGCGCCCCGCTGCGCGGCTTCATCGAATCGCTCGTCGCCGCCGGTGCGGAGATCGTCGAGGTCCCCGTCTACCGGTGGCTGCCGCCCGCCGACCTCGGCCCGCTCGACCGGCTGCTCGACGCCGTCTGCAACGGCTCGCTGGACGCCGTCACCTTCACCAGCGCGCCCGCCGCGATCAGCCTGCTGGAACGGGCCGAGCAGCGCGGGCTGACCGCGGAACTGCTGCACGCGCTGCGCCGCGACGTGCTGCCGGTGTGCGTCGGCCCGGTCACCGCCGCGCCGCTGGAGGAGCAGGACGTCCCCACCGTGTGGCCCGAGCGGATGCGGCTCGGCGCCATGGTGCAGACCCTCACCGCGCAGTTGCCCGACCGGGCCCGGCGCCTCGCCGTCGCCGGGCACGCCCTGGAGCTGCGCGGGCAGGCCGCCCTGGTCGACGGCGAGCTGCGGCCCGTCCCGCCGGCCGGGATGGCCCTGCTCCGGGCGTTGGCCCGCCGCCCCGGCTGGGTCGTCCCGCGCGCCGAGCTGCTGCGCGCGCTGCCCGGCAGCGGCGACGACGAGCACGCCGTCGAGACCGCGATGGCCCGCCTGCGCGCCGCCCTGGGCACCCCCCGCCTGATCGCCACCGTCGTCAAACGCGGCTACCGCCTCGCCGTCGAACCGGTGGCGGAGCCCGGAAGCTACTAG